Proteins encoded within one genomic window of Candidatus Nezhaarchaeota archaeon:
- the speD gene encoding adenosylmethionine decarboxylase: MVEEGYTRKQIVGKHVYGNLYDCDPNVLSNEEFLRNVVEEAARISKCNLYDIKSWKFGGEKGGVSVIALVTESHIAVHTWIEYEYATVDVYTCGSKSDPEAAFDFIASQLKPKEYTKYFSDRSSKPKIAKVAAKILA; the protein is encoded by the coding sequence GTGGTTGAGGAGGGCTATACGAGAAAGCAGATAGTAGGAAAGCACGTTTACGGCAACCTTTATGACTGTGACCCCAACGTTCTATCTAACGAAGAGTTTCTGAGAAACGTTGTCGAGGAGGCAGCAAGAATATCTAAGTGCAATCTCTACGATATTAAGTCCTGGAAGTTTGGTGGTGAAAAAGGAGGAGTTTCAGTAATAGCCCTAGTTACTGAAAGTCATATAGCAGTGCACACATGGATCGAATACGAGTATGCAACTGTAGACGTCTATACGTGTGGTAGCAAGTCTGATCCGGAAGCCGCCTTCGACTTCATAGCATCACAATTAAAGCCAAAGGAGTACACAAAGTACTTTAGTGATAGATCCTCAAAGCCCAAGATAGCCAAAGTAGCAGCCAAGATCTTGGCTTAA
- a CDS encoding cystathionine gamma-synthase family protein, whose amino-acid sequence MFREATRAIHGGEELIEKVATFITPIYQTAVFPYPLEDLRSFRGRPLKYSREDNPTNIVLEKRLASLEEGEDALVFSSGMAAISSCLFHLLRSGCKLVLSREVYGTTIPLAKSFEKFGVKVELRGPETEDIIDAIEDENTIVFVESISNPLLRVVDLDLLASACKERDALLLVDNTFATPLNLKPLLHGAHIVIHSLTKYLAGHNDVVGGAVISNSKFIDELWYTRTRLGCVLDPHASFLILRGLKTLGARLKISQESARAIAEFLADHSKVSRVYYPGLPSHPTHHIAKKMLKGFGSVVSFEVKGDGEAAKKFLRSLKVIKPSPSLGGCESLASHPVSSSHKDVPREERERLGITEGLIRISVGLEDLNDLIEDIDQALRSLC is encoded by the coding sequence ATGTTCAGAGAAGCAACGAGAGCCATACATGGAGGGGAGGAGCTAATAGAGAAGGTAGCTACTTTCATAACCCCCATATATCAAACTGCCGTATTTCCCTACCCGCTCGAAGACTTGAGAAGTTTTAGAGGAAGACCTCTAAAGTATTCGCGAGAGGATAATCCCACGAACATCGTCTTAGAAAAGAGACTTGCAAGTTTAGAGGAAGGTGAGGATGCCTTAGTTTTTTCGTCGGGTATGGCGGCTATATCCTCCTGCTTATTTCATCTATTAAGGAGTGGGTGTAAGCTCGTATTATCTAGGGAAGTTTACGGTACGACGATACCTTTAGCTAAGAGCTTTGAAAAGTTTGGCGTCAAAGTCGAGCTGAGGGGTCCTGAGACGGAGGACATAATCGATGCCATTGAAGATGAAAACACCATAGTCTTCGTAGAGTCGATATCTAACCCACTTCTTAGAGTCGTTGACTTGGATTTGCTTGCTTCAGCTTGTAAAGAGAGAGACGCCTTATTACTGGTCGATAATACCTTTGCGACGCCACTAAATCTAAAGCCTCTTCTTCATGGGGCACACATTGTTATACACAGCTTGACTAAGTACCTGGCCGGTCACAACGACGTCGTTGGGGGCGCTGTTATTTCGAACTCAAAATTCATAGACGAACTTTGGTATACCAGGACGAGATTGGGTTGTGTTTTAGACCCTCACGCTTCATTCCTCATACTTAGAGGGCTCAAAACCCTTGGCGCAAGGCTGAAGATCAGTCAGGAGAGTGCAAGGGCCATAGCCGAGTTCCTCGCAGATCACAGTAAGGTTTCAAGGGTCTACTATCCCGGTCTTCCATCTCATCCAACCCATCACATAGCCAAGAAGATGTTGAAGGGCTTTGGGTCTGTGGTGAGCTTTGAAGTAAAGGGTGATGGGGAGGCTGCTAAGAAGTTTCTGAGGAGCTTAAAAGTGATAAAGCCCTCACCAAGCTTAGGAGGATGTGAGAGCTTGGCATCGCACCCGGTCTCGTCTTCGCATAAAGACGTTCCAAGAGAAGAAAGAGAAAGACTGGGAATAACAGAGGGTCTCATAAGGATATCGGTTGGACTAGAAGACCTGAATGACCTAATAGAAGATATAGATCAAGCGCTGAGGTCATTATGTTAA
- a CDS encoding ATP synthase subunit C, with amino-acid sequence MKKLLTMSLMLALLGLAIAAMGAISAYAAVTGEGGQEAEFAGIGLSKLGAGMAIGFAALGAGIGLGTASAAAIGVIAEKPELFGRTIIYIVFVEAVAIYGLVIALLLWMA; translated from the coding sequence ATGAAGAAGCTGCTTACAATGAGCTTAATGCTTGCTCTCTTGGGTCTTGCCATAGCTGCCATGGGAGCAATAAGTGCCTATGCAGCTGTGACAGGTGAAGGAGGACAAGAAGCCGAGTTTGCAGGGATTGGCCTCAGCAAGTTGGGCGCAGGTATGGCTATTGGCTTTGCTGCCTTGGGTGCGGGTATAGGCTTGGGTACGGCATCGGCGGCAGCTATAGGCGTAATAGCTGAAAAGCCAGAGCTTTTCGGTAGGACGATAATCTACATAGTCTTCGTCGAGGCGGTAGCCATCTATGGACTAGTGATAGCATTGCTACTATGGATGGCCTAG
- a CDS encoding V-type ATPase 116kDa subunit family protein, with protein sequence MLTLAPMVKVKVYVLKDHLVKVLFHIGKEGFLHLIDVKEEFPEEVAKGILRPFDASSNLYRISSLISRLEKLTSTIKLPPYPLENLTDEEIFSTSLLDSEAYVDALERALSASDESVVERVKKEHGEKISKLITSLKVLEAIESIKAKAAETAEVAVFSGWLPRDLLKPFIKAVEKASHGHYVVKYEEPKLRAEAHLFERPKEEKHELINLRFYVPKDYVENVLYALSEVEHSVTDLRSLSYAEFEDKVKPLEPSPSLFKLSSLSSRLDVLLSMLGLRSPQDVKPISEPLPSEKIDEIDSVVSSIEKEVFSLFSRLESIKKSMETASRLEGDVSALITPQIRLAEVMVQDIKGTIRSMVLQLSDESAKIHALLSEIKREKGDQLIEFKRLIEGARMVEEKRLKMVATDNMAILQISVAKEYVEKVKSLVREASNNNFVCMEVSRPTKVKVKKEEVTKAIHEIKVPSLMRNPRWARIYEGLVRGLGILNYREIDPTIIWFFTFPIFFGLMFPDVGHGLVLLILSILLYYIKKKGYRGGELTNYIVQGAPVIIACAITSIIFGITFGEFFGKLDPYPGHYHPLKLFNFDPINVGPLATIRSAVLSALGLPQGFDMLEAEGAKALIKLSIYIAIFHITLGLIFSVINKIRLGEYREAIVGPGLWLWLYLSLATAFIIYRGRLINAVVEGSLDTIILIWMPFAAMVIIRTVFMGLSDGLSESLDNFIASLSNTISYARLFAFALVHAVLSHVFLSIDEGLYAMIGVPFIGAIAGTIFFVFFEIIFVFFQALRLHWVEHGTKFLITNGTPFQPFVISLKPVKL encoded by the coding sequence GTGCTTACATTGGCACCGATGGTCAAGGTCAAGGTCTACGTCCTTAAGGACCATCTTGTCAAGGTCCTCTTCCATATAGGTAAAGAAGGCTTCCTTCACTTAATAGATGTGAAGGAAGAGTTCCCTGAAGAGGTAGCTAAAGGCATCTTGAGACCTTTTGATGCCTCATCAAACCTCTATAGGATATCATCATTAATTTCTAGACTCGAGAAGCTAACATCTACCATAAAGCTTCCTCCATACCCTCTTGAAAATTTAACCGATGAAGAGATATTCTCGACTTCCCTTTTAGACTCTGAAGCCTATGTTGATGCCTTAGAGAGAGCACTGAGTGCAAGCGATGAGTCGGTTGTAGAAAGGGTGAAGAAGGAGCATGGAGAAAAGATCTCGAAGCTCATCACGTCATTGAAGGTATTGGAAGCTATAGAGTCGATCAAAGCAAAGGCTGCGGAAACCGCTGAAGTTGCAGTCTTTTCGGGTTGGTTACCGAGGGACCTCTTAAAGCCTTTCATCAAAGCAGTTGAGAAGGCAAGTCACGGACACTACGTAGTTAAGTATGAGGAGCCGAAGCTTCGTGCAGAGGCTCACCTGTTTGAGAGGCCTAAAGAGGAAAAGCACGAGCTGATAAATCTTAGATTTTACGTACCTAAAGATTATGTAGAGAATGTCCTTTACGCCCTATCAGAGGTTGAGCACTCTGTTACTGACCTTAGAAGCCTATCTTATGCGGAGTTTGAAGATAAAGTCAAGCCTCTCGAGCCCTCTCCTAGTCTCTTCAAGCTCTCCTCCTTATCTTCTAGGCTCGACGTATTGTTATCCATGCTCGGCTTACGCTCACCTCAAGATGTAAAGCCAATTAGTGAGCCATTACCTAGTGAGAAGATAGACGAAATAGATTCTGTTGTTTCGTCAATTGAGAAAGAGGTCTTCTCCCTCTTCTCAAGACTTGAAAGTATAAAGAAATCCATGGAGACAGCCTCAAGGCTTGAAGGTGACGTTTCAGCCCTGATCACGCCACAAATACGGCTGGCAGAGGTGATGGTCCAAGACATCAAAGGAACCATAAGAAGCATGGTCCTTCAATTATCAGATGAAAGTGCAAAAATACACGCTCTACTAAGCGAAATAAAGAGAGAGAAAGGAGATCAGCTGATAGAATTCAAGAGGTTAATTGAAGGGGCTCGAATGGTTGAAGAGAAGAGGTTGAAGATGGTTGCTACCGACAACATGGCGATTCTTCAAATATCCGTAGCTAAGGAATATGTCGAAAAGGTGAAATCGTTAGTCAGAGAAGCTTCCAACAACAACTTCGTCTGCATGGAAGTTAGTCGCCCTACAAAGGTTAAAGTGAAAAAAGAAGAGGTGACCAAAGCTATTCACGAGATTAAGGTCCCATCATTGATGAGAAATCCTAGGTGGGCTAGGATATATGAAGGGCTTGTAAGAGGCTTAGGCATACTCAATTACAGGGAAATAGACCCCACGATCATATGGTTCTTCACATTCCCAATATTCTTCGGTTTAATGTTCCCTGACGTAGGGCATGGATTGGTCCTCTTAATTCTCTCCATACTCCTCTACTACATTAAGAAGAAGGGCTACAGAGGAGGTGAGTTAACAAACTACATAGTTCAAGGAGCACCGGTAATAATAGCTTGCGCTATAACTTCGATAATCTTCGGTATAACGTTTGGCGAGTTCTTTGGGAAACTTGATCCGTACCCTGGACACTACCACCCATTAAAGCTCTTTAACTTTGATCCCATTAATGTCGGTCCATTAGCCACTATCAGATCAGCCGTACTTTCAGCTTTGGGGCTACCCCAAGGATTTGACATGTTAGAAGCTGAAGGAGCGAAAGCCCTCATTAAGCTATCAATATACATAGCAATATTTCACATAACGTTAGGTCTAATATTTTCGGTAATAAATAAAATAAGGCTTGGAGAGTATAGAGAGGCAATAGTGGGGCCAGGTCTCTGGCTCTGGCTTTATCTAAGTCTCGCCACGGCCTTCATTATTTATCGTGGAAGATTGATTAATGCTGTTGTTGAAGGATCCTTAGACACTATAATCCTCATATGGATGCCCTTCGCAGCGATGGTAATCATTAGAACTGTTTTCATGGGGTTATCGGACGGTCTTAGTGAAAGCCTTGACAACTTCATAGCATCACTCTCAAACACCATATCGTATGCGAGGCTCTTTGCTTTCGCTTTAGTGCACGCCGTTCTCTCTCACGTCTTCTTGTCAATTGATGAGGGTCTTTATGCAATGATTGGAGTGCCCTTCATAGGTGCGATAGCTGGGACCATATTCTTCGTCTTCTTCGAGATAATATTCGTCTTCTTCCAAGCTCTAAGGCTTCACTGGGTCGAGCATGGAACAAAATTCCTCATAACCAATGGTACTCCATTTCAACCTTTCGTCATAAGCCTTAAGCCTGTTAAGCTTTAA
- a CDS encoding V-type ATP synthase subunit E family protein, with translation MSLAGDLEKLTSIIIERAKDEAKNIIAKAREKGEEIVKSAVEEAKRKAEMEALEIMRRRREEALNRRRSEIAKARADAYRRLLDHKERLIEKVVEETKKRLQEIVESKEYERALVEMLKEAVKVLGGGAIEVKLNKRDAKLGLNLADIAKEIARELGEPVELRLASEPGDFMGGLVAKSLKVEIEVDYTIEGILERKWRKLRSEIAKMLFSED, from the coding sequence ATGTCTCTTGCTGGGGACTTAGAAAAGCTCACAAGTATCATCATAGAGAGGGCTAAAGATGAGGCAAAGAACATAATAGCTAAGGCTAGAGAGAAGGGGGAGGAGATAGTAAAAAGTGCCGTGGAGGAAGCTAAAAGAAAGGCAGAGATGGAGGCCTTAGAGATAATGAGGAGAAGGAGAGAGGAGGCTCTTAATCGAAGGAGGAGCGAGATAGCTAAAGCGCGTGCAGATGCATATAGGAGGCTTTTAGATCACAAAGAGAGGCTTATAGAGAAGGTCGTTGAAGAGACTAAGAAGAGACTTCAGGAAATAGTTGAATCTAAAGAATATGAGAGGGCGCTCGTGGAGATGCTTAAAGAAGCTGTAAAGGTTCTCGGAGGAGGGGCAATTGAGGTAAAGCTTAACAAGAGAGATGCGAAGTTAGGGTTGAACTTAGCAGACATAGCTAAGGAGATAGCACGAGAACTTGGAGAGCCTGTGGAATTAAGATTAGCAAGTGAGCCTGGAGATTTCATGGGTGGTCTCGTAGCTAAGTCCCTTAAAGTTGAGATAGAAGTCGACTATACGATTGAAGGCATACTTGAGAGGAAGTGGAGGAAGCTTAGGAGCGAGATCGCGAAGATGCTATTCTCTGAAGATTAA
- a CDS encoding Lrp/AsnC family transcriptional regulator has product MHTKLDEIDKAILRELVNDARLSFREIARRIGVSTATVASRVKRMEEEGVIKGYTTIVDVEKLGYDVAALIEIVISRGKVVDIEDEIAKMPNVQAVYDVTGQSDAIIIARFKSRAELSKFIKKLLSMEYVERTITHVVLGVRKEDFSVKQLID; this is encoded by the coding sequence ATGCACACGAAACTTGATGAAATAGATAAAGCAATACTAAGAGAATTGGTTAATGATGCTAGACTATCGTTTAGAGAGATAGCTAGAAGGATAGGCGTTTCAACGGCAACCGTGGCCAGCAGGGTCAAGAGGATGGAGGAAGAGGGTGTGATAAAGGGCTACACAACTATAGTTGATGTGGAGAAATTGGGTTATGACGTTGCTGCTTTAATAGAAATTGTAATCTCTAGGGGCAAGGTTGTAGACATCGAGGACGAGATCGCGAAGATGCCTAACGTGCAGGCTGTCTATGATGTTACAGGACAAAGCGATGCCATTATAATAGCTAGATTCAAGTCAAGAGCTGAGCTGAGCAAGTTCATAAAGAAGTTGCTATCCATGGAGTACGTTGAGAGGACGATAACTCACGTAGTCCTAGGCGTGAGAAAAGAGGACTTCTCCGTAAAGCAGCTGATTGACTAA
- a CDS encoding 4Fe-4S binding protein, with translation MVEITVDRGKCTNCGTCVSVCPVGVYEMKEGRVEIVNKDACLACRACEAQCPNQAIQITE, from the coding sequence ATGGTAGAGATAACAGTAGACCGAGGAAAGTGCACAAACTGTGGTACATGCGTTTCAGTATGTCCAGTGGGCGTCTACGAGATGAAGGAAGGGAGGGTCGAAATAGTCAATAAGGATGCATGTCTAGCGTGTAGAGCATGCGAAGCTCAATGTCCCAATCAAGCGATACAGATAACTGAGTAG
- a CDS encoding iron-sulfur cluster assembly protein, whose product MSELEKKIREALEKVIDPETGISVVEMGCIKSVHEENCEVTIEFVPTSPFCPIAFYLAYSIKEAAEKVEGVRKVKVFSRGHVMDEQINEYVNKPRSSP is encoded by the coding sequence TTGAGCGAACTTGAAAAGAAGATTAGAGAAGCGCTGGAAAAAGTGATAGACCCTGAGACTGGAATAAGCGTCGTAGAGATGGGCTGTATTAAAAGTGTGCACGAGGAGAATTGTGAGGTCACCATCGAGTTTGTACCTACATCTCCATTCTGTCCAATAGCCTTTTACTTAGCCTACTCAATTAAAGAAGCTGCCGAGAAGGTTGAGGGGGTCAGGAAGGTTAAGGTTTTTAGTCGAGGACATGTAATGGATGAACAAATTAACGAGTATGTCAATAAGCCGAGGAGCAGTCCATGA
- a CDS encoding MoaD family protein — MKVKVKFFALIREVAGVKEVEEEVEDNTTVRELLEKLCKRMPEKFRNLIFDGHEVSKNLIILVNRKGIRELDGLETKLKDGDEVALLPPVSGG; from the coding sequence ATGAAGGTCAAGGTGAAGTTCTTCGCATTAATAAGAGAGGTGGCAGGAGTCAAAGAGGTGGAGGAGGAGGTAGAGGACAATACGACTGTCAGAGAATTGCTAGAAAAGCTTTGCAAGAGGATGCCTGAGAAGTTTCGGAATCTCATCTTTGACGGTCACGAGGTCTCGAAGAATCTCATAATCTTGGTGAACCGCAAAGGTATAAGAGAGCTTGATGGTCTAGAGACGAAGCTTAAGGATGGCGATGAAGTAGCGCTCCTACCCCCGGTAAGTGGTGGCTAG
- a CDS encoding tRNA (N(6)-L-threonylcarbamoyladenosine(37)-C(2))-methylthiotransferase, whose product MKVYIETYGCWLNKADSDTIVSILREGGHEIVDSPTIADAIVINTCAVRAETERKIAKRIKELESLRSRHGYKKIIVTGCLARARPAFIASISPSASIIGPNALQLVLDALRERVINIGPDRREEFKLPTYDGSSKRLIIPVAVGCLGSCSYCIMPISRGRLSSCPPQRILELFSSALSKGVKEVYLVAQDLASYGLDIGTNLPSLLRSLLRNEGDYVVRLGMMEPSTLAAIADELRHFYLDARVYKYLHLPLQSGSDKILKLMNRKYTVDLFTKLVNLFRSEVDIFLATDVIVGFPGETDEDFEQTCKVLEKLVPDKVHVARYAMRPFTKASSLPQLSDYVKKRRSRILSELVKELMLKRNIRYVGKEVDVLLTDVAPRGGLLGRMVDYRPVVIECDHNLLWRKVTVIIEEAKPHVLLGRMV is encoded by the coding sequence TTGAAGGTCTACATTGAAACCTATGGGTGTTGGCTGAACAAAGCGGATAGCGATACCATCGTATCGATATTGAGGGAAGGCGGGCATGAGATAGTTGATAGTCCTACAATAGCGGATGCTATCGTGATCAATACGTGTGCTGTGAGGGCTGAGACTGAGAGAAAGATAGCTAAAAGGATTAAAGAACTAGAATCATTAAGAAGCCGTCATGGCTACAAGAAGATCATAGTCACTGGCTGTCTTGCGAGAGCTCGTCCTGCCTTCATAGCTTCCATCTCTCCATCAGCTAGCATAATCGGACCAAATGCCCTTCAACTGGTTTTAGATGCTCTTCGAGAAAGGGTGATAAATATTGGCCCCGACAGGAGAGAGGAATTTAAGTTGCCAACATATGATGGTTCTAGCAAGAGACTCATTATACCTGTAGCAGTTGGTTGCCTTGGTTCGTGTAGCTATTGCATAATGCCGATATCGAGAGGAAGGCTATCCAGTTGTCCACCTCAAAGAATTCTAGAACTTTTCAGTAGTGCTCTGTCTAAAGGCGTAAAGGAGGTGTACTTAGTCGCCCAAGATCTTGCTTCCTACGGTTTGGACATAGGAACGAACCTCCCATCTCTATTACGATCTCTCCTCAGGAATGAAGGCGACTATGTGGTAAGACTTGGCATGATGGAGCCATCAACCCTCGCCGCCATAGCTGATGAGTTAAGACATTTCTACTTAGACGCTCGAGTATACAAGTACTTACACTTACCTCTACAATCTGGAAGCGATAAGATATTAAAACTCATGAATAGGAAGTACACGGTTGACCTCTTCACTAAACTCGTTAACCTCTTCAGGTCTGAAGTAGACATCTTCTTAGCTACCGACGTAATAGTTGGCTTTCCCGGCGAGACCGATGAAGACTTTGAACAGACTTGTAAGGTTTTAGAAAAGCTAGTCCCCGACAAGGTTCATGTGGCTAGATATGCTATGAGGCCTTTCACTAAAGCTTCCTCACTTCCTCAGCTATCCGATTATGTTAAGAAGAGGAGGTCACGCATACTAAGTGAGTTAGTTAAGGAGCTAATGCTAAAGAGGAACATTCGGTATGTGGGAAAGGAGGTTGATGTGCTTTTAACAGACGTGGCTCCAAGAGGGGGGCTCTTGGGGAGGATGGTCGATTATAGACCTGTGGTGATCGAATGCGACCATAATCTGCTGTGGAGGAAGGTGACCGTAATCATTGAGGAAGCAAAGCCTCACGTACTACTTGGTAGGATGGTCTAG
- the metG gene encoding methionine--tRNA ligase, producing MKKVAKWIVTCAWPYVNYVPHLGTMIGSALSADVIARYLRMKGEDVIFVSGSDEHGTPIEVEAIKRGIEPKALCDENHSKIAELFRRWEISFDNYSRTESPYHKEFVRSFYMKLLENGYIYEEEVELPFCSKCQIFLPDRFVTGQCPYCGFEDARGDQCDNCGRLLEPDKLMKPKCTICGSPPQFKRTKHWFFDLPKLEPKLREYVEKAPFLTENARNSSLSLLKEGLKPRSVTRDNKWGIPAPFPGAEGKTIYVWMEAVLGYISATIEYFAKKGEPDKWKEYWFNEDSRFLCFIGKDNIPFHTLILPALLIASGEGYVLPWGISATEYLLFEGQKFSKSRRIGVWIDEALEMYPADYWRYVLLCLRPEGRDVSFTWSLFKELVNSHLNDTLGNFVYRVLSFTSRAFNSKVPTPRSDWMKEELWEVVLEKFQGTSSCLDNFRIRDALQEVMSIAREGNRYLNEKAPWDAIRKGLTDEASTSIYVCLTAIKSLAIMLAPFMPKSANDIWRGIGYTSNVHEEKWEGAIEPIEPGREVPTPKPLFVKIK from the coding sequence GTGAAGAAGGTGGCTAAGTGGATAGTAACGTGTGCGTGGCCTTATGTAAACTACGTGCCTCACTTAGGCACGATGATAGGCTCAGCCCTCTCTGCTGATGTGATAGCAAGATATTTGAGGATGAAGGGTGAAGACGTTATCTTCGTTAGTGGATCTGATGAACATGGAACACCAATAGAGGTAGAGGCGATAAAGAGGGGGATCGAACCGAAGGCCTTATGTGACGAGAATCACTCGAAAATCGCGGAACTATTTAGAAGATGGGAAATATCATTCGATAACTACTCAAGGACTGAGAGCCCATACCATAAGGAGTTTGTTAGATCGTTTTACATGAAGTTACTAGAAAATGGCTACATCTATGAAGAGGAGGTTGAACTACCCTTCTGCTCTAAATGCCAGATCTTCTTGCCAGACAGGTTCGTAACAGGTCAATGCCCCTACTGTGGATTTGAAGATGCTAGAGGAGATCAATGCGATAATTGTGGGAGACTTTTAGAGCCTGATAAGCTAATGAAGCCTAAGTGCACCATATGTGGTTCACCTCCGCAATTTAAGAGAACGAAGCACTGGTTCTTTGATCTTCCAAAGCTCGAACCTAAGTTGAGAGAGTACGTGGAGAAGGCACCATTCTTAACCGAAAACGCTAGAAACAGTAGCTTGAGCTTACTTAAAGAGGGGTTAAAGCCAAGATCTGTAACAAGAGATAACAAGTGGGGAATACCAGCCCCCTTTCCTGGTGCTGAGGGCAAGACCATTTACGTGTGGATGGAAGCGGTATTAGGTTACATATCCGCCACTATAGAGTACTTTGCTAAGAAGGGAGAGCCAGATAAATGGAAGGAGTACTGGTTTAACGAAGACAGTAGATTCCTATGCTTTATAGGGAAGGATAACATTCCGTTTCACACACTAATACTACCAGCTCTCTTAATAGCATCGGGGGAAGGCTACGTTCTCCCATGGGGCATATCAGCTACTGAATACCTGCTCTTTGAGGGTCAGAAGTTCTCAAAGAGCAGGAGAATAGGCGTGTGGATCGACGAAGCCCTTGAGATGTACCCAGCAGACTATTGGAGGTACGTTTTACTCTGCCTTAGACCCGAAGGAAGAGACGTTAGCTTTACATGGTCTCTATTCAAAGAACTGGTAAACTCTCACTTAAACGATACTCTTGGAAACTTTGTCTATAGAGTTCTAAGTTTCACATCAAGAGCCTTCAACTCGAAGGTACCGACTCCAAGAAGTGACTGGATGAAGGAGGAACTATGGGAGGTAGTTTTAGAGAAGTTTCAAGGAACTTCATCGTGCTTAGACAACTTTAGGATAAGAGATGCACTGCAAGAGGTCATGAGCATAGCTAGAGAGGGTAACAGATACCTAAACGAGAAAGCTCCTTGGGATGCTATTCGAAAGGGTCTGACTGATGAAGCGTCAACGAGCATCTACGTATGTTTAACCGCTATAAAGTCCTTGGCCATAATGCTGGCTCCCTTCATGCCGAAAAGTGCCAACGACATTTGGAGAGGTATCGGCTATACGAGCAACGTCCATGAAGAGAAGTGGGAGGGGGCAATAGAGCCTATAGAACCAGGAAGAGAGGTGCCAACGCCCAAACCATTATTCGTTAAGATCAAGTAA
- a CDS encoding KH domain-containing protein, translating into MPNVIYRDYVQIPVERVGVLIGKGGSVKKEIEDTYGVRLEVESSTGRVCVELLENSNPANLLVVKNIVQAIGYGMNPEKALKIFSEEDAALHVIDLKYLLGPSRDNLVRVKGRLIGERGKARKLIEELTNTAISISGHIVAIAGKLENVEIARRAIEMLISGSPHGVVWRYLYSVRRRLKRRGFVLWEPKTVSLESEESLSEGEEGEEGG; encoded by the coding sequence AACGTCATTTATAGAGACTACGTCCAGATACCAGTTGAAAGGGTTGGAGTCCTTATAGGGAAGGGAGGTAGTGTTAAGAAGGAAATAGAGGACACTTACGGAGTCAGGCTGGAGGTTGAGAGCTCTACTGGAAGGGTATGTGTAGAGCTTTTAGAGAACTCAAATCCAGCTAATCTCCTAGTTGTTAAAAACATAGTTCAGGCAATAGGCTACGGCATGAATCCTGAAAAAGCTCTAAAGATCTTTAGTGAAGAAGATGCAGCCCTTCATGTGATAGACTTGAAGTACCTTCTAGGCCCTTCAAGGGATAACTTGGTGCGGGTCAAGGGGAGACTCATAGGGGAGAGGGGTAAGGCGAGGAAGCTAATAGAAGAGCTCACGAACACTGCAATATCAATATCAGGACACATAGTAGCGATAGCTGGAAAGCTTGAGAACGTGGAGATAGCACGTAGAGCTATCGAGATGCTGATATCTGGTAGCCCTCATGGCGTAGTTTGGAGATATCTCTATTCGGTCAGGAGAAGGTTGAAGAGGAGGGGCTTCGTTCTATGGGAGCCAAAGACCGTAAGTCTAGAGTCGGAGGAGAGTTTGTCTGAGGGCGAAGAGGGTGAAGAAGGTGGCTAA